The segment CTTCAGAGTGGAAATTTATTAGTGGATATTCCTCGGCACAAAGTTTTTATAAATGATAGAGAAGTTGAGCTTACTGCTTTAGAATTTAAACTCTTAGCTACACTTATGGAAAGGCGCGGTAGGGTCCAATCAAGAGAACTCCTTCTTTCTGATGTCTGGGGTATTTATACCCAAGTAAATACACGCACCGTAGATACACACATAAAACGTTTACGTCAGAAATTAGGAAAACTCGGGAAATTAATTGAAACAGTAATTGGACTTGGTTATCGGTTTAAGGAAGAAGATGAGAATTAATGTCCATTGGAAATTAACTTTTGTTTTTTTCTTTTTAATAACCCTTATACTTTTTATAACTTATTTTTATCTTAATAAAAATCTTAGCGTCTTTTTGGAGAATCGCCTTCAAGATAATTTGAAAAAAGAGTTATTTTTGAGTAAAAAATTAATAGAAACTAATCTTATAGAAAAACAAGAGACCTTAGATTGGGATAGTTTGGCAGATGAGATAGGTAAGCTCTTGGAGTTGAGGGTGACCCTTGTGGATTTAAAAGGGGTTGTTCTGGGAGATTCCGAACTAAATAAGAAAGAGTTGGAAGAAGTAGAAAGTCATCTTAGCCGGCCAGAGATTCAGTCGGCAATTAAAGAGGGATTTGGCCAGAGCAAAAGATTCAGTTCTACGCTTGGCAAGGATATGCTTTATGTAGCTATGCCTTTCGGTAAGCCCGAACCCTACGGCATAGTTAGACTATCGCTACCTGTATTAGAGGTAGAGTTATTAGAGGCCAATTTAAAGAAAATAGTCTTATTATCCATTTTCCTCGTATTTATTTTATCTGCGCTATTTAGTTTTCTCTTAGCCAAAATGGTCTCCCGCCCCATTTTACGTATGTCTAATCTAGCAAAAGAAATAGCCAAAGGTAATTATCCTCACCAACCGCTATTCTATGCACACGATGAGATAGGCGAGTTGGCTAAATCTCTGCAACAGATGTCAGAAGAGATAAGGAATAAGATTGCTTATATCAGTTCCGAGGAGGCAAAATTAAAAACAGTGCTTTCCAGCATAGTTGAAGGTTTAATGGTGATGGATAAAAAGGGAGAGGTAGTTTTGGTTAACGATAGTCTAAGAAAGATGTTTTGTTTAGATGCTCAGATTATGGGAAAAAGGCCGTTGGAGTTAATCCGCAACAATAAAGTTCAGAAAATAACCGACGGTATCTTAAAAGAAGGGCATAGATTTTTGAGTGATGAGATAGAAGTAAATTTTCCTCAAGAGAAAATAGTGCGTATCAATGGAACTCCAATTATAAAAAATGGAGAGATAGAGGGAGTAGTTATTGTTTTTCATGATATTACAGAACTGAAGCGCTTAGAGAAAATAAGACAGGATTTTGTTGCTAACGTATCTCATGAATTGCGCACCCCTTTAACGAGTATAAAGGGATATGCGGAAACGCTTTTAGAGGGTGCGTTGGAAGATAAAAAAAACGCCAAAGAGTTTTTAGAGATTATTTATCGGGACGCAGAACGTCTTTCCCGTCTGATTGACGACCTCTTAGACCTTTCGCGGATAGAATCGGGTAAACTAAAGATGCATTTTTCAAAGGTTGATTTAGCTAAAATTATAAAACACTCGCTAAGAATAATGGATGAGCAATTGAATAATAGAAATATTACTGTTGAATTAAATTTGCCAGAAAATTTATCCCCGGTATTAGCAGATGAGGCAAGAATTACCCAAGTTATGCTTAATCTTTTAGATAATGCTATTAAATATAATGTAGATAGAGGTAAAATAGAGATTTCTGTTCTGGAAAAAGATAATTTTATGGAAGTAAATATTAAGGATACAGGCATCGGCATTCCCGAGAAGGACCTCCTTCGCCTATTTGAAAGATTCTATCGCGTGGATAAGGCACGTTCACGCGAATTAGGCGGAACAGGTCTGGGACTATCTATTGTGAAACATATTGTGCAAGCCCACCAAGGAGAAGTTTTTGCTAAATCGGAATTTGGTAAAGGTTCCACTTTTTCTTTTACCCTTCCCAAAGCATAATTTCCCTTTATTTTAATTTCACTTAAATTTTTCTTTTCCTTAACTTTTCTGTCATATTAGGTTTTTATAATTTCTCCCAAATAGAAAAGATGATAAAAGATATTTTAGTGATATTTTTGGGTCTTTTAATTTTAGGAATAGTTCTTTTTTCTCTACGTTTGGTAAAGGCCAAGAGGAACTATGAGTTTATAACTGATTTGTTCAACCAATTAGATATTGATAATGGAGAAAAAGAGCCAGATAAAGTTCACCAAAAATTCACAAAGATGCAACCGTGTTGTAAAGGCGGTAGTGTAGAATTTCCCAAAAGAAAGGAGGTGAGAGACAAGCAAAAAAGATGGGAATTTAGCTATAAAGCACGCAAATATCTTTTAAACGAAAGGAGGAGAGTGAAATGAAAAAATTTTTCTGGTTGTTAGGAGTTTCAAGTGTAGCCTTTGTTTGGGTAGTTTCTAATTTATTTGCAGGAGAAATTGATATCTTGGTGCAGAAATTGGTGGAAAAAGGGATTTTGACCCCTGGCGAAGCTCAGGAGATTATCGTGGAGACAAAAGAAGAAATCAAAAAAGAGATTGCCATGGGAAAACACGAGACCCTTCCCACTTGGCTCCAGACGATTAAACTAAAGGGTGATTTTCGTGCCCGTTATCAGTTCACCGATAAGAAAGGTCAAGAGGATAGGCACCGGGAAAGAATTAGACTGAGATTAGGTGCGGATGCTATGGTTAATGAACAGATGAAAGTGGCATTAGGTTTGGCTACCATGGGAAAATCAAATGACCCGCGTTCGACCAATGTTACCTTAGGCCAGGGGAGAGATGAAGCCGCGGGCAATCCCGGAACATTTAAGGATATAGGT is part of the Candidatus Omnitrophota bacterium genome and harbors:
- a CDS encoding cell wall metabolism sensor histidine kinase WalK; the protein is MRINVHWKLTFVFFFLITLILFITYFYLNKNLSVFLENRLQDNLKKELFLSKKLIETNLIEKQETLDWDSLADEIGKLLELRVTLVDLKGVVLGDSELNKKELEEVESHLSRPEIQSAIKEGFGQSKRFSSTLGKDMLYVAMPFGKPEPYGIVRLSLPVLEVELLEANLKKIVLLSIFLVFILSALFSFLLAKMVSRPILRMSNLAKEIAKGNYPHQPLFYAHDEIGELAKSLQQMSEEIRNKIAYISSEEAKLKTVLSSIVEGLMVMDKKGEVVLVNDSLRKMFCLDAQIMGKRPLELIRNNKVQKITDGILKEGHRFLSDEIEVNFPQEKIVRINGTPIIKNGEIEGVVIVFHDITELKRLEKIRQDFVANVSHELRTPLTSIKGYAETLLEGALEDKKNAKEFLEIIYRDAERLSRLIDDLLDLSRIESGKLKMHFSKVDLAKIIKHSLRIMDEQLNNRNITVELNLPENLSPVLADEARITQVMLNLLDNAIKYNVDRGKIEISVLEKDNFMEVNIKDTGIGIPEKDLLRLFERFYRVDKARSRELGGTGLGLSIVKHIVQAHQGEVFAKSEFGKGSTFSFTLPKA